CGCGACGACGATTACGTTCGGCCTGCCGAAACTCGTCTCCGTCCTCTTCCCGCCGGAGCAAACTGGCCGCCCGTCTGCGATCTATCTCGTCGGCGCGTCGGCCGGTTCAGGGTTTGTGTTCGCGATTGGCAGACCAGTCCTCGGTCCGGTACTTGGTGGCTGGCGCGAACTGTTCTTCTGGAGTGGCGTCGTTGCGCTGTGTTACGGCGTCTGCTGGCTCGCTCTTGCCGTACGTACCGGGATCGATGACGGAACTGCCGAGAGCGCCTCGTTCTCACTCGAGTCGATTCTTACGGACCTCCGAGTCGTACTTGGGCACCGCGAACTCCAGCTCGTCGTCATCATCGGAACGATGTATCTGCTGCTCAATCACGGTCTGCAGGGCTGGCTCCCGACAGTACTCGAGTCGCGTGGGCTCTCAGCGGCACTCGCCGGACAAGCGACGAGTCTGTTTATTGGGGCGTACGTCGTCGGCGTGCTCTTGGTTCCCGAACTGGCAGACCGGTTTGCGATTCGTCGCGCTGTCTTGGTTGGCTGTGGCGCGTTCGTCGCCGTCGGGATGACGGGTGTCATCCTCGGCGGAACCGGTGCAGTACTCGTCGCCGGCATCGTCATCACCGGAC
The Natronolimnobius sp. AArcel1 genome window above contains:
- a CDS encoding CynX/NimT family MFS transporter, coding for MSGAETGTTRRAYALVIAATASYTCLMFVWFSLPAYLPTIISDVGLTSTQAGMLAGAVPLTYIPLALISGLAVDRIGPGRIIGLGVVVYAVGQLGRSIAPDFLTLLACTLLIGVGATTITFGLPKLVSVLFPPEQTGRPSAIYLVGASAGSGFVFAIGRPVLGPVLGGWRELFFWSGVVALCYGVCWLALAVRTGIDDGTAESASFSLESILTDLRVVLGHRELQLVVIIGTMYLLLNHGLQGWLPTVLESRGLSAALAGQATSLFIGAYVVGVLLVPELADRFAIRRAVLVGCGAFVAVGMTGVILGGTGAVLVAGIVITGLGTGGISPLVRAIPPALEGIGARLTGTAVGFIFAVGEIGGFFGPVLIGVLHDVTDSYVPGFGLLAAGGLVVVLAGTALVSLEE